A stretch of the Bacillus sp. B-jedd genome encodes the following:
- a CDS encoding helix-turn-helix transcriptional regulator: protein MENLIKELRKAKKISQEELATMCDVSRQTINAIENNKYDPSLSLAFLLAESLEVTVDELFIHKGVGRK, encoded by the coding sequence ATGGAGAATCTGATAAAGGAGCTTAGAAAAGCCAAAAAAATATCGCAGGAAGAACTAGCAACCATGTGTGACGTTTCTAGACAAACGATTAATGCGATTGAGAATAACAAGTATGACCCCAGTTTATCTTTAGCTTTTTTGTTAGCGGAATCATTAGAGGTTACTGTAGATGAACTATTTATTCATAAGGGCGTAGGGAGGAAGTAG
- a CDS encoding alpha/beta fold hydrolase, with the protein MTYWDTEIIDTPRGTFEIFTKGKGTPVCITHHYSEFNNTGDYFAETFTDDNKVILVNLKGTGNSSQANEAHELSMLDAVYDLEAIRSALGLSSWVFAGHSTGGMIGVLYGIHFPESLNSLILVGSAARKYNVSPLCIYHTEHPQFDLMQNYIQLLKQSDLCPIERHRLTEERTKLSLYRPEQYKDYFSLTINKGLSASRLNFFAREAAIFDITRELGQISTRTLILCGKYDVQCPVSFSIEMNELIPNSHLVVFEESNHYPFLEEGPLFREVTNNFLKQISNSN; encoded by the coding sequence TTGACATACTGGGATACCGAGATTATTGATACCCCGCGTGGAACTTTTGAAATATTTACAAAAGGGAAAGGTACTCCTGTTTGTATTACCCATCACTACTCTGAATTTAATAATACGGGGGATTATTTTGCTGAAACTTTTACAGACGACAATAAGGTAATTCTGGTGAATTTAAAAGGTACTGGTAACTCGAGTCAAGCGAATGAAGCTCATGAATTAAGTATGTTGGATGCTGTTTATGATCTTGAAGCCATTAGAAGTGCTTTAGGTCTGTCATCCTGGGTATTTGCGGGGCATTCAACTGGAGGGATGATCGGGGTCCTTTATGGCATTCACTTTCCTGAATCATTAAATTCATTGATTCTTGTTGGTTCAGCCGCAAGAAAGTATAACGTATCTCCGCTGTGTATCTATCATACTGAACACCCCCAATTCGATCTAATGCAAAATTATATACAGCTCTTGAAACAGTCAGATCTTTGTCCGATTGAAAGACACCGATTAACAGAAGAAAGAACAAAACTGTCTTTATATCGTCCCGAACAATATAAAGATTACTTTTCATTAACAATAAACAAAGGGTTGTCTGCTTCAAGATTGAATTTTTTTGCCAGGGAAGCAGCTATCTTTGACATAACCAGGGAGTTAGGACAAATCTCCACTCGGACATTAATTCTTTGTGGGAAATACGATGTCCAATGCCCTGTTTCATTCTCAATTGAAATGAATGAACTGATTCCAAATTCACATTTAGTAGTTTTTGAAGAAAGCAATCATTATCCTTTTCTCGAAGAAGGTCCGTTATTTCGTGAAGTTACAAATAACTTTCTCAAGCAAATATCTAATTCTAATTGA
- a CDS encoding DUF4279 domain-containing protein: MEKTQVMVNFSPYGDSFPLEHVTESLGINPTQTYKMGDLIVRPYNPNVITTKPIYRKETVWDLSTGYQESWDVKNQMDQILEPLKDKAPIINQLKAEYNLECKLFIVIIVENGKTPAFYLNNEQIEFANSIKAEFDIDLYANPFESVFTTK, encoded by the coding sequence TTGGAAAAAACTCAAGTAATGGTTAATTTCAGCCCGTATGGAGATAGTTTCCCTTTAGAACATGTAACAGAATCATTGGGAATTAACCCAACCCAAACCTATAAAATGGGCGATCTCATTGTAAGGCCCTATAATCCAAATGTTATCACAACAAAACCTATTTATCGAAAGGAAACGGTTTGGGATTTAAGTACAGGGTACCAAGAGTCCTGGGATGTGAAGAACCAAATGGACCAAATTTTAGAACCTCTAAAAGATAAAGCACCTATAATTAATCAGTTAAAAGCTGAATACAACCTTGAATGTAAATTATTCATCGTCATTATTGTTGAAAATGGAAAGACACCTGCTTTTTATCTCAATAACGAACAAATTGAATTTGCAAATAGTATAAAAGCTGAATTTGATATTGATTTGTATGCAAATCCATTTGAATCGGTATTCACTACTAAATAA
- the queD gene encoding 6-carboxytetrahydropterin synthase QueD, with protein sequence MYGFRIVDKLQKIDVDIRRDQLKYHSKRVLVSKEFTFDSAHHLHEYEGKCKNLHGHTYKVVFGISGFVDGRGLMIDFGDIKEIWKNEIEIFLDHKYLNETLPPMNTTAENIVVWIYEKMAEALQQGDRGIQYDGARVEFVRLYETPTSYAEARREWMEVE encoded by the coding sequence ATGTACGGATTCAGGATTGTCGATAAATTGCAAAAAATAGATGTGGATATAAGGCGTGACCAATTGAAGTACCATTCGAAACGAGTGCTTGTCAGCAAGGAGTTCACCTTCGATTCGGCGCATCATTTGCATGAGTACGAAGGTAAATGTAAAAACCTCCATGGCCATACATACAAGGTCGTGTTCGGAATCAGTGGTTTTGTTGACGGCCGCGGGTTGATGATCGATTTCGGGGACATAAAGGAAATTTGGAAAAATGAAATTGAGATATTTCTTGATCATAAATATTTGAACGAAACGCTTCCGCCAATGAATACGACAGCAGAAAATATTGTTGTGTGGATTTATGAAAAAATGGCTGAAGCGCTGCAACAGGGCGATCGTGGAATTCAGTACGATGGTGCGCGGGTTGAATTCGTCCGTCTCTATGAAACTCCGACCAGCTATGCGGAAGCGAGAAGGGAGTGGATGGAGGTTGAATAA
- the queE gene encoding 7-carboxy-7-deazaguanine synthase QueE, whose protein sequence is MNKIPVMEIFGPTIQGEGMVMGRKSMFVRTAGCDYKCSWCDSSFTWDGSKKDKIRMMAPAEVFQELKGLGGENFNHVTITGGNPALIGEPMKEFIELLHQSDIEVGLETQGSRWQDWFTLVDDLTISPKPPSSGMNPDLELLDDIVRNLVHVKTNFSLKVVVFDDVDFDFAKMLNSRYMEYNVLCYLSVGNDNPGEEGDISSRLLHSLDWLWGKVLGDPEMNNVRPLPQLHALVWSNKRGV, encoded by the coding sequence TTGAATAAGATACCGGTTATGGAAATCTTCGGTCCGACCATTCAAGGAGAAGGGATGGTGATGGGGCGCAAAAGTATGTTCGTCCGGACTGCCGGATGTGATTACAAGTGCTCCTGGTGCGATTCTTCTTTTACTTGGGACGGGTCTAAAAAAGATAAAATTAGAATGATGGCACCTGCCGAAGTTTTTCAAGAGCTTAAGGGACTTGGCGGGGAAAATTTCAACCATGTAACGATTACGGGAGGGAACCCGGCTTTGATTGGTGAGCCGATGAAGGAGTTCATTGAGCTTCTGCATCAATCTGATATCGAAGTAGGTTTGGAGACTCAGGGAAGCAGATGGCAGGACTGGTTTACCCTTGTTGACGACTTAACGATTTCTCCTAAACCGCCCAGCAGCGGGATGAATCCGGATCTTGAGCTTTTGGACGATATAGTGCGGAATTTAGTTCATGTTAAAACGAATTTTTCCCTTAAGGTTGTTGTTTTTGATGATGTAGATTTTGATTTTGCAAAGATGCTGAATAGCCGGTATATGGAATATAACGTCCTATGTTATCTTTCGGTCGGCAATGATAACCCTGGGGAGGAGGGCGATATTTCAAGTCGGTTGCTTCATTCATTGGACTGGCTGTGGGGCAAAGTCCTCGGCGATCCTGAAATGAACAATGTGCGCCCTTTGCCACAGCTTCATGCCTTAGTCTGGTCGAACAAGCGAGGGGTGTAA